The Vigna angularis cultivar LongXiaoDou No.4 chromosome 6, ASM1680809v1, whole genome shotgun sequence genome contains the following window.
TTCAATCTTTCTCTTATCTTTCACCTTTTCCTTGTGACCCAATTTCTCATAATTATGGTATTTAGAACAATCCAAGtaacatttcaattttaatagttttaacattattattattattattattattataaaaaaacatcacatattcaataaataaaatgaaacaatacgacatataaaatattattataataatataagcaATAACTATaataccaaaatatatatacaatatgCTATATTAAATAGAATTCAATTACACAcgaaactaaaattttaaaagacaaaatatatatatagagaaatTAAAAGCAATCTTACTTAGTGCCATTACCATCACTCAACACTTACTCcaacatataatttttaatttcctcACATCATCAAGCGAATCataataaacaagaaaaaaaaagttaaacagaCAGACAACGATAAatgtataaactatttttaacaaaaaaaacattaatacaATTTACTTATAAAAACAAACAGCGAAACACTAATAAAGTATGATGAAACAATTTGTCCACCAAGCTACCACACAATTAATTCATATGACAtatatgattaataaacaaccacTGGATTAAGGACCTTttatacttttcataacatatttCACCTGTCTTGACATGAGAATAATGTAAAGATAATCTCCAGTATGAAGTTTCTATATTAATACATACACTATATACAATGAATATAAGAACTTCTCATTAAAATTCTTCTCATACCACGTATCATCCACATTCATAATCATATCacaatccataatcattttctatttcaaataaacaaatatctaaaatatttaaaaccacTCGAGACAACACATGATTTATTGAACACAAAAAAACTACACAAACTTTACAACAGGGAACGTTTAGCACAAGGTATGGCACTCAACGCAAAAGCTCTTACACTTTTGTCACTCAATTCTATAAATCTCTTGCTTagtgaattaattaataaattagcTTCAGACTGATAATTGACTTTTAGTGATATCCTACCACGGCTCAACTCCAACCATTGTGACACTTGGGTCTCTTTAGTGATAATTCGGGCCTTGAAGCTATATTAGAAACCTatgatttaataatatacaattatttcaaatataaattcaaataataaacattattaAAGTATGATGTATAAAATACCAgtacaaataaaatcaacttaaaatataaatttaaaagaatttaaaaagttggtaaatttattttattttataaaatgccatgagaaaaaagtttaacatattaatttgttagttgaaattaatttaaaaaaatttctattaatattattttctattaacaactttaaaacaatttgaaataaaattcagtataaaatataaattcaaatatatttaatattgttaaaaatatttgtatagtatttacatagaaattaaaatttgtttcaatttaaagAGTAGTgaaattgtttaaataaaaaaatattgagaaaaaatataaaatacaatgaccaatttgatattaagacAGTGACACATGCAATTACACGTGACATTGTCAACATGATATTAGTTTGACAcgtgataaatttttatttaaaatatttaaaaaataagaaaaatcaagTAAACTACAAAGTAACATGTAACACATCTTTAACATCAGATACTATTAACATAAAAGACTTAATTgcattaaatttttgaaaataaaaattatattgaaacataaaataaatggTTCGAACCCTTACCTCTCTTCGTGATAGGGTTTCGCCTCTTCTCCTCCGCGGAGTTGCTGATGCTCTCTGGTGGCGAGAAGAAGGTTCGAATGGTTGGCTGGGTTCGCGTTAGTGCTGGTGGCGGCGAGGAGCGAGAATGTAAATGTTGTCACGGTGGTgaattagggttttagggttctTTCAGTTTGGGATTTTTTTGTGGGTTTCAAGGGTGGAATCATGGTGGTtctgttggagaagatgaagattcatGGTGGTGATGTAGGTGGCGGGTAAAGGTGATTAGAGAATGGCGGAGATGCGATTTGCTTCATTTGGGTTTCTATCAGGTTTCCGGTGCAGTGGTTGTAAGTTCTCACGTTGAGTGGCGCAATTCTTACAGCGACAACAGCCTGAAAAGGGTTGTGCAGCACGACAACGGTTGTGGCGGCCTTGCGGCGATGGAGGATGTCAGTGTTGTGGTTTTTTCGAGGCTTGGTTGTTGTGGTTTCCTAAATTTCCCCAATCTGGCACACACTCAACAATTAAACCACTAATCCTAACTTTTAATCAGTTTTCCTTAACTTgtgttttgattaaaataaagttttttaaaattgtaaataaataaaatccagCTCAGGCGCTGAAATGCTGTCACGTGAATAAAATTTGCTCAGTCACCAAACaatttttaacgccgtccaacgTAATTAACGGCGAGACccaaattgattcaattttacacaaTAAAGAACCTAATTAAGACCATTTAGAATATGAAGACCTATTTGAAACAAACCTACACAAAATACGGTCCGAAAGGATTAAacccaaaaaatatatatatatatatatatatatatatatatataataataataattattatatacattaataatcatatatatttattattattatattaagtacaaataattaaataattctaaCTAATATTTATGtactgaatttttattttctttatcaaacaTTCAATAAACATGGAATGATCAGATCTGCCTCCAGTTTAATCAGGCGGATCTGAAGGGCACGCTGCTCCACCAAACCAAGTTTCCCAATTAGTAAGGACGCGTCAAATTCTTTTTCTCTAAAGTCCAAATAGGGCGTAGCGTGGAGTCTTCTTCTCCCAGTAACACTCACACCTGTAGTTTGTTAGTTAGGGTTTTACAGAGAGTGTAAATGGCGATTGCGCAAGATTTGTATCCCTCAGAAGACGACCTTTTGTACGAAGAGGAGTTGCTTCGAAACCCTTTCAGCCTTAAGCTATGGTGGCGTTACCTAATTGCGCGTTCGGAAGCTCCGTTCAAGAAGCGCTTCGTGATTTACGAGCGGGCACTGAAAGCGCTTCCCGGAAGCTACAAGCTGTGGCACGCGTACCTCCGCGAGCGCCTCGACCTCGTTCGCAACCTCCCCGTCACTCACTCTCAATACGATACGCTCAATAATACCTTCGAGCGTGCATTAGTCACCATGCACAAGATGCCGCGAATTTGGATTATGTATCTGCAAACCCTAACCAATCAGAAATTGGTTACTCGAACTCGCAGGACCTTCGACAGGGCTCTCTGCTCCCTCCCCGTCACCCAGCACGACCGTATCTGGGAACCTTATCTTGTGTTCGTTAGCCAGAAGGGTATTCCAATTGAGACTTCTCTTCGGGTTTATCGCAGGTATTTGAAGTATGATCCTTCTCACATTGAggattttattgaatttttgcTTAATTCGAGTCTCTGGCAAGAGGCTTCTGAGAGGCTGGCTTCGGTCCTCAATGATGACCAGTTTTACTCCATTAAGGGTAAGACCAAGCACCGGCTTTGGTTGGAGTTATGTGATTTGCTCACTCGCCATGCCAATGAGGTTTCTGGGTTGAATGTGGACCCTATCATTAGGGGTGGGATTAGGAAGTTCACTGATGAGGTGGGTAGGCTTTGGACTTCGCTTTCTGAGTATTACATTAGGAGGGGTTTGCATGAGAAGGCTAGGGATGTGTTTGAGGAGGGTATGTCTACTGTTATCACGGTCAGGGATTTTAGTGTTATATTTGATTCTTACTCGCAGTTTGAAGAGAGCATGCTTGCTTACAAGATGGAGGAGATGGGGTTGagtgatgaagaagatgatgaggGTGAGGAAAATGGCtttgaggaagtggaagaagaggatATTCGTGTCAAAGGAAGATTGGTGGAGGAGGATTTTGAGAGGAAGATTTTGCATGGGTTTTGGTTGAATGACAAGAATGACATAGACTTGAGGTTAGCTCGGTTTGATTACCTTATGGAGAGGAGGCCGGAATTGGCTAACAGTGTGCTTTTGCGTCAAAATCCTCATAATGTAGAACAGTGGCACAGGAGGGTAAAGCTCTTTGAAGGGAATCCTACCAAGCAGATACTGACTTACACTGAAGCGGTGAGGACGATTGATCCCATGAAGGCAGTGGGAAAGCCTCACACTTTGTGGGTTGCGTTTGCTAAACTGTATGAACAGCACAAAGATCTTGCCAATGCCCGTGTCATATATGACAAGGCAGTGCAGGTGAACTACAAAACTGTGGATAACCTGGCTAGTGTCTGGTGTGAGTGGGCTGAAATGGAGTTAAAGCATAAAAATTTCAAAGGAGCACTTGAGCTGATGAGGCGGGCTACAGCTGAGCCGTCAGTTGAGGTGAAGCGAAAAGGTACCCTCAATTATCCATGTTCACATTATCTTCTTCTTAGGTGTCGGAAAAATCGATCCAAACTTTTAAGTTTAATCTGGCCATTCCTGACCATTTTAAATCAACTTCAGTGGGTTCGTTTTCGTGttcaattgaaatatatatggTTTGTATATGTTGTGTCTGTTTCTAGTCTCCATTCAGTCttgattttcaatttaatgATCTACTTGATAAAATTATACTATGAAGCTATTCATCAAAAACAAGATTCACATGATATTATGCACAGCCATAGACACAAAAAGGCCTTGTAAAGCACCATCTTTGACTTCAATTTCACCTATATAACTTCAGCTAACTTTGAGATTTCTTCGGCATCTGTTATTCTACGTCATGGTTTAACCAAGAGACTTGCGTTTGCTTGTTGTGTCTCCTAAGAAATGATTTCTTGGGAGAAAAGTATTTCTCAAGACCTGCTTCTACTGACTTTTGTAATCCTGGTTGAGAGTGGATATCTCTGGAACATAAAGAGTTGGCTTACTTCTGGATCAGTAGTTTTTGTGTGTCCTAGATGTAATAAGATTATAAGATAATCATGTTTACATTTGATGCTGTTTTGTGTTATTCAATGACAATGTTCAAAAGATAAATATCTTGTGTTTATAAATTGTGTCGTATGAATGGTTATTATGTGCTATGTGCAAGGCTTTAAAGGGCTTGTCGTTGTGATCCTTTCGGCTTGTTGTTGTGATCCTGTCAGTACGTTGTTAGTGTCAATAAGCTTGTTTATAAGAATATCCTACATAAGCCTGTTCAGCTAAAAACTTGTTCATAACTGGGTTTTGGTTTAAAATAGATTGAGAAACtagtttataaaaagaaattctaactggttttaaataaaatgtattagattttaaattcgAACCCCTTTAAGTGGTTTTTGTTTGTATATGGATCGAATTTATTACAATCCATGTCGTCCCCACGCAAGAAATGTTGTTATGGAGAGTGGACTAACTTTTCAATTGCCTTTTGCCTTACTTTTAGTGGCTGCGGATGGGAATGAACCAGTCCAGATGAAGCTACACAAATCCTTGAGATTGTGGACATTCTATGTTGATTTGGAGGAAAGTCTAGGTTCTTTGGAATCTACATGTGCTGTTTATGAGCGAATTTT
Protein-coding sequences here:
- the LOC108343033 gene encoding uncharacterized protein LOC108343033; amino-acid sequence: MAIAQDLYPSEDDLLYEEELLRNPFSLKLWWRYLIARSEAPFKKRFVIYERALKALPGSYKLWHAYLRERLDLVRNLPVTHSQYDTLNNTFERALVTMHKMPRIWIMYLQTLTNQKLVTRTRRTFDRALCSLPVTQHDRIWEPYLVFVSQKGIPIETSLRVYRRYLKYDPSHIEDFIEFLLNSSLWQEASERLASVLNDDQFYSIKGKTKHRLWLELCDLLTRHANEVSGLNVDPIIRGGIRKFTDEVGRLWTSLSEYYIRRGLHEKARDVFEEGMSTVITVRDFSVIFDSYSQFEESMLAYKMEEMGLSDEEDDEGEENGFEEVEEEDIRVKGRLVEEDFERKILHGFWLNDKNDIDLRLARFDYLMERRPELANSVLLRQNPHNVEQWHRRVKLFEGNPTKQILTYTEAVRTIDPMKAVGKPHTLWVAFAKLYEQHKDLANARVIYDKAVQVNYKTVDNLASVWCEWAEMELKHKNFKGALELMRRATAEPSVEVKRKVAADGNEPVQMKLHKSLRLWTFYVDLEESLGSLESTCAVYERILDLRIATPQIIINYAYFLEEHKYFEDAFKVYERGVKIFKYPHVKDIWITYLSKFVKRYGKNKLERARELFENAVESAPADQVKPLYLQYAKLEEDYGLAKRAMKVYDQATKAVPNNEKLSMYEIYISRAAEIFGVPKTREIYEQAIESGLPDKDVKTMCLKYAELEKSLGEIDRARAVYVFASQYADPRSDPEFWNKWHEFEVQHGNEDTFREMLRIKRSVSASYSQTHFILPEYLMQKDQTVNLDEAKDKLKQAGIPEDEMAALERQLAPAAADNTVTKDRKVGFVSAGVESQSDEGIKTNSNHEDIELPEESDSDDDDDKIEIAQKDVPSAVFGGLIRKRDEDEKNGEVDAAKDKDNENRLGALERIKRLKRN